One Actinomycetota bacterium genomic window carries:
- a CDS encoding DUF6458 family protein produces the protein MSIGASIFLLVIGAILTFAVNVTTEGFNLNTVGIILMVAGVVGLLLSLLFWSSFSPYRRRSTAAYPEERVVEERRIERDYP, from the coding sequence ATGAGTATCGGAGCCAGCATCTTCCTGCTGGTCATCGGAGCCATCCTGACGTTCGCGGTCAACGTCACCACCGAGGGCTTCAACCTCAACACCGTCGGCATCATCCTGATGGTCGCCGGCGTGGTCGGCCTGCTCCTGTCCCTGCTGTTCTGGAGCAGCTTCTCCCCCTACCGGCGCCGCTCCACGGCCGCCTACCCCGAGGAGCGCGTGGTCGAGGAGCGCCGCATCGAGCGCGACTACCCCTGA
- a CDS encoding GDSL-type esterase/lipase family protein — MKACAPPPATRQLPQARIRVRCSGSFRALGVGVALLAATLGPAAAASAATSAPAAAPLAAAVAPPLPDSMAAIGDSITQAVDVCCFYGNWPGHSWATGYAPLDGIASHYERIRARNPAIRGHRWNNAVSGARMADAPGQARRTVGQGAEYVTILMGANDLCGWDGRLTPTATFRAQFTETLDILRSGLPGSRVFVASIPNLYQLWSVLRTDPVAQIVWQAAGICPSMLNFFNSAADRQAVIEREREFNDVLRDVCATWSNCRFDGYLTYEYDFSRGMVSRLDYFHPS; from the coding sequence GTGAAGGCTTGCGCGCCGCCCCCGGCGACCAGGCAGCTGCCGCAAGCGCGGATACGTGTCCGGTGTTCTGGATCGTTCCGCGCCCTCGGGGTCGGGGTCGCCCTGCTCGCGGCGACCCTGGGTCCCGCCGCCGCAGCCTCCGCCGCAACCTCGGCCCCTGCCGCCGCCCCCCTGGCCGCGGCGGTGGCGCCGCCGCTGCCGGACTCGATGGCGGCCATCGGGGACTCGATCACCCAGGCGGTCGACGTCTGCTGCTTCTACGGCAACTGGCCCGGCCACTCCTGGGCCACCGGATACGCGCCGCTGGACGGGATCGCCAGCCACTACGAGCGCATCCGGGCCCGGAACCCGGCCATCCGCGGCCACCGGTGGAACAACGCCGTCTCGGGCGCGCGCATGGCCGACGCCCCCGGCCAGGCCCGGCGCACCGTCGGCCAGGGGGCCGAGTACGTCACCATCCTCATGGGCGCCAACGACCTGTGCGGCTGGGACGGCCGTCTCACCCCCACGGCAACCTTCCGGGCCCAGTTCACCGAGACCCTGGACATCCTGCGCAGCGGGCTGCCCGGCAGCCGCGTGTTCGTGGCCTCGATCCCGAACCTGTACCAGCTCTGGAGCGTCCTGCGCACCGACCCGGTCGCCCAGATCGTCTGGCAGGCGGCCGGCATCTGCCCGTCGATGCTGAACTTCTTCAACTCGGCCGCCGACCGCCAGGCCGTGATCGAGCGCGAGCGGGAATTCAACGACGTCCTCCGCGACGTCTGCGCCACCTGGTCCAACTGCCGCTTCGACGGCTACCTGACCTACGAGTACGACTTCTCCCGCGGCATGGTCTCGCGCCTCGACTACTTCCACCCCAGCC